Proteins from one Juglans microcarpa x Juglans regia isolate MS1-56 chromosome 6S, Jm3101_v1.0, whole genome shotgun sequence genomic window:
- the LOC121237285 gene encoding copper methylamine oxidase-like — protein sequence MASASQKATLSTSFFLSGCSASSSLSSSSSSISREHTASAPAAAAPVSASASANAAVDWRVASTDRRDDQLGKKVAMASMIRAVDSLPEPSANASSKGIPTMLRAQTSHPLDPLSATEISVAVATVRAAGATPEVRDSMRFIEVVLFEPNKNVVALADAYFFPPFLPSLVPKTKGGPVIPTKLPPRRARLIVYNKKSNETSVWIVELSEVHAVTRGGHHRGKVISSQVVPDVQPPMDAVEYAECEAVVKDFPPFREAMKRRGIEDMDLVMVDPWCVGYHSEADAPSRRLAKPLIFCRTESDCPMENGYARPVEGIYVLVDMQNMVVIEFEDRKFVPLPPADPLRNYTAGESRGGVDRSDVKPLQIIQPEGPSFRVNGYFVEWQKWNFRIGFTPREGLVIYSVAYVDGSRGRRPVAHRLSFVEMVVPYGDPNDPHYRKNAFDAGEDGLGKNAHSLKKGCDCLGYIKYFDAHFTNFTGGVETIENCVCLHEEDHGILWKHQDWRTGLAEVRRSRRLSVSFICTVANYEYGFFWHFYQDGKIEAEVKLTGILSLGALQSGEFRKYGTMIAPGLYAPVHQHFFVARMDMAVDCKPGEAFNQVVEVNVKVEEPGENNVHNNAFYAEERLLKSEMEAMRDCDPCTARHWIVRNTRTVNRTGQLTGYKLVPGSNCLPLAGSEAKFLRRATFLKHNLWVTQYAHDQMFPGGEFPNQNPRVGEGLATWVKQNRSLEETDIVLWYVFGVTHVPRLEDWPVMPVERIGFMLTPHGFFNCSPAVDVPPSACELDAKDNEVKENEVAKPIQPALLAKM from the exons ATGGCCTCAGCTTCGCAAAAAGCGACGCTTTctacttctttctttcttagcGGCTGTTCCGCTTCGTCTTCgctgtcttcttcttcctcctccattTCCCGGGAGCACACTGCGTCGGCACCGGCGGCAGCGGCTCCGGTCTCCGCATCAGCTTCCGCCAATGCCGCGGTAGATTGGCGCGTCGCCTCCACCGATCGTCGAGACGATCAGCTCGGCAAGAAGGTTGCCATGGCGTCCATGATCCGCGCCGTCGATTCGCTTCCAGAACCTTCCGCCAATGCCTCTTCCAaag GGATCCCAACCATGCTGAGGGCTCAAACAAGTCATCCTTTGGATCCTTTATCGGCCACTGAGATCTCTGTGGCAGTTGCTACTGTCAGGGCTGCTGGAGCCACACCTGAG GTCAGAGATAGCATGCGTTTCATAGAAGTGGTTCTGTTTGAACCAAATAAAAATGTGGTTGCTCTGGCAGATGCATATTTCTTCCCACCTTTCCTACCATCTTTAGTTCCAAAAACCAAAGGTGGGCCCGTAATCCCTACCAAGCTCCCTCCAAGGCGAGCTAGACTTATTGTCtataacaaaaaatcaaatgagACAAGTGTATGGATTGTCGAGTTATCAGAAGTACATGCTGTAACCCGTGGTGGGCATCACAGGGGAAAAGTAATTTCATCACAAGTTGTTCCAGATGTTCAGCCTCCAATG GATGCTGTGGAATATGCTGAATGTGAAGCTGTTGTGAAGGACTTCCCCCCATTTAGAGAGGCAATGAAGAGGAGGGGTATTGAAGACATGGATCTTGTGATGGTTGATCCatg GTGTGTTGGTTATCACAGTGAAGCCGATGCTCCCAGCCGAAGACTTGCCAAACCACTTATATTCTGTAGAACTGAGAGTGACTGCCCCATGGAAAATGGATATGCACGCCCAGTTGAGGGCATCTACGTACTTGTTGATATGCAAAACATGGTGGTGATTGAGTTTGAAGACCGTAAATTTGTGCCCCTTCCTCCAGCTGATCCACTGAGGAATTATACTGCTGGTGAAAGCAGAGGTGGTGTTGATCGAAGTGATGTAAAGCCTTTACAAATTATCCAACCTGAAGGTCCAAGCTTTCGTGTTAATGGCTACTTTGTAGAATGGCAGAAG TGGAACTTCCGCATTGGTTTCACTCCTAGAGAGGGCTTGGTTATATATTCTGTTGCATACGTTGATGGTAGTCGAGGTCGAAGGCCGGTGGCCCACAGGTTGAGTTTTGTGGAGATGGTTGTTCCTTATGGAGATCCCAATGATCCGCATTACAGGAAAAATGCCTTTGATGCAGGGGAAGATGGCCTTGGAAAAAATGCACACTCTCTTAAGAAG GGATGTGATTGTTTGGGATATATCAAATACTTTGATGCCCACTTTACCAACTTCACCGGAGGTGTTGAAACGATTGAAAATTGTGTATGTTTGCATGAAGAGGACCATGGAATTCTATGGAAGCATCAAGATTGGAGAACAGGCTTAGCAGAAGTTCGAAGGTCTAGACGGCTATCGGTGTCTTTTATATGTACTGTGGCTAATTACGAGTATGGATTCTTCTGGCACTTTTATCAG GATGGAAAAATTGAAGCTGAAGTTAAACTTACAGGAATTCTCAGCTTAGGAGCATTGCAGTCTGGAGAATTCCGAAAGTATGGTACAATGATAGCACCAGGCTTATATGCACCGGTTCATCAGCATTTTTTTGTTGCTCGTATGGACATGGCTGTCGATTGCAAACCCGGTGAAGCTTTCAACCAG GTTGTAGAGGTGAATGTCAAAGTTGAGGAACCTGGAGAGAACAATGTCCACAATAATGCATTCTATGCTGAAGAGAGACTGCTCAAATCTGAGATGGAAGCAATGCGTGATTGTGATCCTTGCACTGCTCGCCATTGGATT GTAAGGAATACAAGAACTGTCAATCGCACCGGACAGTTAACAGGCTACAAACTCGTACCCGGTTCGAACTGTTTGCCATTAGCTGGTTCAGAGGCTAAATTTTTAAGAAGAGCCACTTTCTTGAAGCATAATCTTTGGGTTACACAATATGCCCATGATCAAATGTTTCCTGGAGGAGAGTTCCCCAATCAAAATCCACGTGTTGGTGAAGGATTGGCTACATGGGTTAAGCAGAATCGATCTCTGGAAGAAACAGATATAGTTCTTTG GTATGTATTTGGAGTCACACACGTGCCTCGGTTGGAAGACTGGCCTGTTATGCCAGTGGAGCGCATCGGTTTTATGCTTACG CCTCATGGGTTCTTCAACTGCTCTCCTGCAGTGGATGTTCCTCCCAGTGCCTGTGAATTGGATGCCAAAGACAATGAGGTCAAGGAGAATGAGGTAGCCAAGCCAATTCAGCCTGCATTGCTGGCAAAAATGTGA
- the LOC121237959 gene encoding MYB-like transcription factor ODO1, translated as MGRHSCGLKQKLRKGLWSPEEDEKLFNYITRFGVGCWSSVPKLAGLQRCGKSCRLRWINYLRPDLKRGMFSHQEEDLIISLHEVLGNRWAQIAAQLPGRTDNEIKNFWNSSLKKKLMKQGIDPTTHKPLSEIEPKEAKKLAEMAALYKPESQELQIISTLASQSPAFLLEDSNYYEGEITEASGEHLMYKPAIDPLTYFPFQEGVNSNGYDSSFLLQYHPTMIRAPIDQSHLETNSNYGFTSMPSLASSDHGNFSGTEFSDNSGSRMGSFFLDEVKESSSNSSNMSSYAGFQMNSTVENVAFSWDYADKKLDYSSFPFQINEIKSEELKPSSRQEGQLHVHSSDHDFKSYSLTSLSEVLTAANFDAFNQI; from the exons ATGGGACGTCATTCGTGCGGTTTAAAGCAGAAATTAAGGAAAGGTTTGTGGTCTcctgaagaagatgagaaactGTTCAATTACATAACAAGGTTTGGTGTTGGCTGCTGGAGTTCAGTTCCTAAACTAGCCG GATTGCAGAGGTGTGGAAAGAGTTGCAGACTGAGATGGATAAACTACTTGAGACCTGATTTAAAGAGAGGAATGTTCTCACACCAGGAAGAGGATCTTATTATCAGTCTTCATGAAGTTCTTGGCAACAG GTGGGCTCAAATTGCTGCACAATTACCAGGAAGAACTGACAATGAGATAAAGAACTTCTGGAATTCAAGTTTGAAGAAGAAACTGATGAAGCAAGGGATAGATCCAACAACCCACAAACCATTAAGCGAAATTGAACCAAAAGAAGCGAAAAAACTAGCAGAAATGGCAGCTTTGTATAAACCAGAGTCTCAAGAACTGCAAATTATATCAACCTTAGCTTCACAGAGTCCAGCATTTTTACTTGAAGACTCAAATTACTATGAAGGTGAAATTACAGAAGCTTCAGGAGAACATCTAATGTACAAGCCCGCCATTGATCCACTCACCTATTTTCCGTTCCAGGAAGGAGTCAATTCAAATGGGTATGATTCAAGTTTCCTACTTCAGTATCATCCAACTATGATCAGAGCCCCTATTGACCAAAGCCATTTGGAGACAAATTCCAACTATGGATTCACTTCAATGCCAAGTCTGGCCAGTTCTGATCACGGAAACTTTTCCGGAACAGAGTTTTCTGATAATTCGGGTTCGAGAATGGGTTCCTTTTTCTTAGATGAGGTGAAGGAAAGTTCAAGCAACAGCTCAAACATGAGCAGTTACGCCGGCTTCCAGATGAACAGTACGGTTGAAAATGTAGCGTTTTCATGGGATTACGCCGACAAGAAGTTGGACTACAGTTCGTTTCCGTTTCAGATCAACGAGATAAAATCCGAGGAACTGAAACCAAGTTCCAGGCAAGAAGGTCAGCTTCATGTTCATAGTTCAGATCATGATTTCAAGAGCTATTCCTTAACGTCTTTATCAGAAGTTCTAACAGCAGCAAATTTTGATGCCTTTAATCAGATATGA